One segment of Solanum lycopersicum chromosome 1, SLM_r2.1 DNA contains the following:
- the LOC138341654 gene encoding uncharacterized protein encodes MTVDEESVVAGEVRVSTSIDHNHPLYIHPSETRGSFLTLIQLLGSENYSLLSKSLKLVLLGKNKLGFLLGTCTKSMYPSSIHEQWGRCNAIVLGWIMNIVFKSIVSTVIYGSDAHTIWEDLRERFDKGTASVSNYFSRLTELWDEFETLIPPPSCACLESKQYAEHFQFQKLWQFLMGLNESYAHAKSQVLMQIPTPNFNQAYALIINVESQKVNGASSSSFST; translated from the exons ATGACAGTTGATGAAGAATCTGTTGTTGCCGGTGAGGTTAGAGTTTCTACTTCAATCGATCACAATCATCCTCTGTATATTCATCCTTCTGAAACTAGAGGTTCTTTTCTTACTTTGATTCAActtctaggatctgaaaattaCTCCTTATTGAGTAAATCTTTGAAGCTTGTATTACTTGGTAAAAATAAGCTAGGCTTTCTATTAGGAACTTGTACTAAGAGCATGTATCCTTCTTCTATTCATGAACAATGGGGGAGATGCAATGCTATTGTTTTAGGATGGATTATGAATATTGTTTTTAAAAGCATAGTTAGCACTGTGATTTATGGATCTGATGCACACACTATTTGGGAAGATCTTAGAGAAAGGTTTGATAAG GGAACCGCATCTGTATCGAATTATTTTTCAAGACTAACAGAACTTTGGGATGAATTTGAGACACTTATACCACCTCCTTCCTGTGCATGTCTTGAATCCAAACAGTATGCAGAACATTTTCAGTTTCAGAAGTTATGGCAGTTTTTGATGGGTCTAAATGAGTCTTATGCTCATGCTAAGAGTCAGGTGTTAATGCAGATTCCTACACCAAATTTTAATCAAGCTTATGCTTTGATCATTAATGTAGAAAGTCAAAAAGTGAATGGTGCTAGTAGTAGTTCATTTTCTACATAA